A region of Mesorhizobium sp. M3A.F.Ca.ET.080.04.2.1 DNA encodes the following proteins:
- a CDS encoding mechanosensitive ion channel family protein: MLVLIARLLIIGIALLLAGPAKAQAPAPVPPERVKQLFDLLDDPSVKAWVAEQRDRAAGTTGAKAAASPAGASSDAVAPGQMNTMASSTLDRIRHHIERIVRTLPLLPDQFARVRAETMQDMSGRRPAGVLMVIAIFIAAGLALTWATYKFTDPFRLWVSAQPKDTPIGRAKKIGGRTLYSSLLIVSFALGSAGAFMLFDWPMLIREIVLTFLIAAVVTWGVRMYLTALLVPSFLKVENAVEVRALPITNDAADHWTYWLSWIVGVFAFFAAAFILLPGLGIDQDGMLVLSVGADLALLLLFLLAVWRRPRTRRDGARQSGHTGATWLLTAYFVVLFLLRIGGLHILFWFALAALFLPLAIVLTQRGVNFVLRPGSEDVGRPTIPAVTIAVIDRGIRMVLILAAAYLLARVWGLNMQSMQDSNTTTTLILRGLINVVVIALAADFGWSIIKALIERKLGIETPHAVIGDEEMPIVDPQQARLHTLLPIIQNILLALIVVMAVLMMLASMGIQIGPLIAGAGVVGVAVGFGAQTIVKDVISGIFFLLDDAFRVGEYISSGRYVGTVESFSLRSVKLRHHRGSLFTIPFGELGAVQNQSRDWVTDKFNITVGYDTDIDFARRLIKRIGLELAEDPEFKHWVLEPIKMQGVQEFGEYGIVLRVKVKTIPGGAFGMKRKFYVRLRQVFKEQGIELPFPTVQIQGPLNPAGAETASPAITPELVAVAQSHTNRRRRRASTTGVGKP, encoded by the coding sequence ATGTTGGTCCTGATTGCCAGGCTGCTCATCATAGGCATCGCCCTCTTGTTGGCCGGTCCGGCAAAGGCGCAAGCGCCGGCGCCGGTCCCACCCGAAAGGGTCAAGCAGCTATTCGACCTTCTCGACGATCCGTCGGTGAAGGCCTGGGTGGCTGAACAACGAGACCGGGCCGCCGGGACAACGGGGGCCAAGGCAGCAGCTTCGCCGGCCGGCGCATCGTCCGATGCAGTCGCCCCAGGCCAGATGAATACGATGGCATCCTCGACGCTCGATCGGATCAGGCATCATATCGAAAGGATCGTGCGAACCTTGCCCTTGCTGCCCGACCAGTTCGCGCGCGTTCGGGCGGAGACCATGCAGGATATGTCCGGCAGACGGCCTGCCGGCGTATTGATGGTGATTGCGATCTTCATCGCCGCCGGTCTGGCCCTCACTTGGGCAACATACAAGTTCACCGATCCATTTCGTCTTTGGGTCAGCGCGCAACCGAAGGATACGCCCATTGGGCGAGCCAAGAAGATTGGCGGTCGCACGCTTTATTCCAGCTTGCTGATCGTCTCCTTCGCATTGGGCAGCGCCGGCGCGTTCATGTTGTTCGACTGGCCAATGCTGATCCGCGAGATTGTGCTGACATTTCTGATCGCTGCAGTCGTGACATGGGGTGTGCGCATGTATCTGACGGCCCTACTCGTCCCTTCCTTCCTAAAGGTCGAGAACGCCGTCGAGGTTCGTGCCTTGCCGATCACCAACGACGCGGCTGACCATTGGACCTATTGGCTATCCTGGATCGTCGGCGTCTTCGCCTTCTTCGCCGCCGCGTTTATCCTCTTGCCGGGTCTCGGCATCGATCAGGACGGAATGCTGGTCCTGTCGGTGGGCGCCGATCTCGCCCTGCTGTTGCTCTTTCTGCTTGCCGTTTGGCGCCGGCCGAGAACACGGCGGGACGGTGCGCGCCAAAGCGGTCATACGGGAGCGACATGGCTATTGACTGCCTATTTCGTCGTCCTGTTCCTGCTGCGCATCGGCGGCCTTCATATATTGTTCTGGTTTGCTTTGGCCGCACTCTTCCTGCCGTTGGCAATCGTGCTGACGCAGCGCGGGGTTAATTTCGTCCTGCGGCCGGGTTCGGAAGATGTTGGCCGGCCTACGATCCCGGCGGTGACGATCGCTGTCATCGATCGCGGAATCCGGATGGTCTTGATCCTGGCGGCGGCCTACCTTCTCGCGCGCGTCTGGGGTCTGAACATGCAGTCCATGCAGGACAGCAACACGACGACCACGCTCATATTGCGCGGCTTGATCAATGTCGTGGTCATTGCCCTCGCGGCCGATTTCGGCTGGTCGATCATCAAAGCTTTGATCGAAAGAAAGCTGGGCATCGAGACGCCGCACGCGGTGATCGGCGACGAGGAGATGCCGATTGTCGATCCGCAGCAGGCGCGTCTGCACACGCTCTTGCCGATCATCCAAAACATTCTGCTCGCATTGATCGTCGTGATGGCGGTGCTGATGATGCTCGCCTCAATGGGTATCCAGATCGGCCCTCTGATCGCCGGCGCCGGCGTCGTTGGCGTCGCTGTGGGATTTGGGGCGCAAACCATAGTCAAGGACGTCATCTCGGGCATATTTTTTCTGCTCGATGATGCGTTTCGTGTTGGCGAATACATCTCGTCGGGCCGTTATGTGGGCACCGTGGAGAGCTTTTCGCTGCGCTCCGTGAAGCTGCGGCACCATCGTGGCTCGCTGTTCACCATCCCTTTCGGTGAACTCGGGGCAGTCCAGAACCAGAGCCGTGACTGGGTTACCGACAAATTCAACATCACCGTCGGCTATGACACCGATATCGACTTCGCTCGCAGGCTGATCAAGCGAATTGGCCTCGAACTGGCGGAAGATCCCGAGTTCAAACACTGGGTGCTCGAACCGATCAAGATGCAGGGCGTGCAGGAGTTCGGTGAGTACGGCATCGTATTGCGGGTCAAGGTCAAAACCATACCGGGAGGCGCCTTCGGTATGAAACGCAAATTCTATGTACGCCTCCGCCAGGTCTTCAAGGAGCAGGGCATCGAACTCCCATTCCCAACCGTCCAGATCCAGGGGCCGCTGAACCCGGCCGGGGCAGAGACTGCGTCCCCGGCGATCACGCCCGAATTGGTCGCCGTCGCGCAGTCGCACACCAATCGGCGCAGAAGAAGAGCCAGCACGACCGGAGTAGGAAAACCGTGA
- a CDS encoding glycosyltransferase family protein — protein MTQHVQDARILMYSHDTFGLGHLQRCRTIAHSLVEDFHGLQVLIISGATIAGAFDYRARVDFVKIPSVIKLRNGEYTSLEKDIDLHETLRMRQSIIRHTAETFRPDIFIVDKEPLGLRGEIEDTLSYLKTRGTTLVLGLREVMDAPHLLEAEWERRDVMRKIGLFYDKVWVYGPPDFYDPLVGLDVPPAVRAKMKFVGFLQRSLPQNELPGHRPEGDYILVTTGGGGDGAELIHNVIDAYQQDSQLQHRALIVLGPYMPARKRNKLRKKGAKIPYIKIIDFDNRMEELIAGARAVVAMGGYNTYCEILSFDKPALIVPRVEPREEQLIRARRAAELGLIEMLLPEEAADYQRFADTLKVLPDRRRPSQSNPHLTLEGLPHISEIVADLLDRRAGHHLSVIEGMN, from the coding sequence ATGACCCAGCACGTCCAAGACGCTCGAATTCTCATGTACAGCCACGACACGTTCGGGCTCGGCCATTTGCAGCGCTGCCGGACGATCGCGCATTCGCTGGTCGAGGATTTCCACGGACTTCAGGTGCTTATCATTTCGGGTGCGACCATCGCGGGCGCCTTCGACTACCGCGCCCGCGTCGACTTCGTGAAGATCCCCAGCGTCATCAAGTTGCGCAACGGCGAATACACCTCGCTCGAAAAGGATATCGATCTGCATGAGACGCTAAGGATGCGCCAGTCGATCATCCGCCACACAGCCGAGACCTTTCGGCCCGATATCTTCATCGTCGACAAGGAACCGCTCGGCCTGCGCGGTGAGATCGAGGACACGCTGTCCTACCTCAAGACGCGGGGTACCACGCTCGTGCTTGGACTGCGCGAGGTGATGGACGCGCCGCATCTGCTCGAAGCAGAGTGGGAACGCAGGGACGTGATGCGCAAGATAGGCCTGTTCTACGATAAGGTGTGGGTCTATGGCCCACCGGATTTCTATGATCCGCTGGTCGGCCTGGATGTGCCGCCGGCTGTCAGGGCAAAGATGAAGTTCGTCGGTTTCCTGCAACGGAGCCTGCCGCAGAACGAATTGCCCGGCCACCGGCCCGAGGGCGACTATATCCTCGTCACCACGGGTGGCGGCGGTGACGGCGCCGAACTGATCCACAACGTCATCGACGCCTACCAGCAGGATTCGCAATTGCAGCACAGGGCGTTGATCGTGCTTGGGCCCTACATGCCGGCGCGCAAGCGCAACAAGCTGCGCAAGAAGGGGGCCAAGATCCCCTATATCAAGATCATCGACTTCGACAACCGCATGGAAGAGCTGATCGCCGGCGCCCGGGCGGTAGTGGCGATGGGCGGTTACAACACCTATTGCGAGATACTGTCCTTCGACAAGCCGGCGCTGATCGTGCCGCGCGTCGAGCCCCGCGAGGAACAACTGATCCGTGCGCGGCGCGCAGCCGAACTCGGCCTCATCGAGATGCTTTTGCCGGAGGAAGCCGCGGATTACCAGCGATTTGCCGATACACTGAAGGTGCTGCCAGACCGGCGCCGCCCATCGCAGAGCAATCCGCACCTGACGCTGGAAGGGCTGCCTCACATTTCCGAAATCGTCGCGGATCTGCTCGACCGGCGCGCCGGCCATCACCTTTCGGTCATTGAAGGCATGAACTGA
- a CDS encoding glycosyltransferase family 4 protein has protein sequence MQRRKIVVVLKGYPRLSETFIAQELLGLERAGFDLVLVALRRPTDTKRHPVHDEIKAPVHYLPEYLHEEPLRVLRSLCACLLRPGFWRALGSLAIDVPRDFTRNRVRRFGQALVLAAEWPEDGAWLHAHFAHTPASVTRYASQLRGLPWSCSAHAKDIWTSADWDLAGKLSSARWTVTCTKTGFERLKELANGKSPVHLSYHGLDLDRFGSFSEARKQHDGSAPNEPVVVLSVGRAVEKKGYDTLLEALALLPGDLAWRFEHIGGGEQMERLKALAQKLGLDGRVSWKGALAQEEVLQHYRRADIFALACRITANGDRDGLPNVLVEAASQRLACVSTDISGVPELLSANETGLLVPTEDPIALAQALEHLIRDPVLRARLGDAAERRVRGNFDHMASIGQLKELFEREWRPAE, from the coding sequence TTGCAACGTCGCAAGATAGTCGTGGTTCTGAAGGGCTACCCGCGTCTGTCTGAAACCTTCATCGCGCAGGAGCTGCTCGGACTGGAGCGCGCCGGATTCGATCTGGTGCTTGTCGCGCTCAGGCGGCCGACCGACACAAAACGCCACCCTGTGCATGACGAGATCAAAGCGCCCGTCCACTATCTGCCGGAATATCTGCATGAAGAGCCGCTGCGCGTGCTTCGCTCGCTGTGTGCTTGTCTGCTGAGGCCGGGATTCTGGCGCGCGCTCGGATCGCTGGCTATCGATGTCCCCCGTGACTTTACCCGCAACCGCGTGCGCCGCTTCGGACAGGCGCTGGTGCTGGCGGCCGAATGGCCGGAAGACGGGGCCTGGCTGCATGCACATTTCGCGCACACACCGGCGTCGGTGACACGCTATGCCAGCCAGCTTCGTGGCCTGCCCTGGAGTTGCTCGGCCCATGCCAAGGACATCTGGACTTCGGCGGATTGGGATCTGGCCGGCAAGCTTTCGTCGGCGCGCTGGACGGTCACTTGCACGAAAACCGGCTTCGAGCGCCTGAAAGAGCTCGCCAACGGCAAGTCGCCTGTGCATCTGAGCTATCATGGGTTGGATCTCGATCGCTTCGGCAGTTTCAGCGAAGCGCGCAAACAGCATGACGGCTCGGCGCCGAACGAACCGGTTGTCGTTCTGAGTGTCGGGCGCGCCGTTGAAAAGAAAGGTTACGATACCCTGCTGGAGGCCCTTGCTCTCTTGCCTGGCGATTTGGCGTGGCGTTTCGAGCATATCGGCGGCGGCGAGCAGATGGAGCGGCTCAAGGCGTTGGCGCAGAAGCTCGGCCTGGATGGTCGCGTCTCGTGGAAGGGGGCGCTGGCGCAGGAGGAGGTGCTTCAGCACTACCGCCGCGCCGACATCTTCGCCCTGGCCTGCAGGATCACCGCGAACGGTGACCGGGACGGCCTGCCGAACGTTCTGGTGGAGGCGGCCAGCCAGCGGCTGGCCTGCGTGTCGACCGACATTTCCGGCGTGCCGGAGCTTTTGTCGGCGAATGAAACTGGGCTGCTGGTTCCGACGGAAGACCCGATTGCCCTGGCACAGGCGCTGGAGCATCTGATCCGTGATCCCGTGTTGCGCGCCCGCCTGGGCGACGCCGCAGAGCGGCGCGTGCGCGGCAATTTCGATCATATGGCAAGCATTGGACAGCTCAAGGAACTGTTCGAGCGCGAGTGGCGGCCCGCCGAATGA
- a CDS encoding glycosyltransferase family protein, whose amino-acid sequence MKRLRVFFYVQHLLGIGHLARASRIAAALVDDGFDVTVVTGGAPIAGFPGSGVKSVALPPVTSGDEGFSGLVDLQGKPIDEAFKKCRSEMLLQAFRDCRPDIVIVEAFPFGRRQMHFELLPLIEAIDATLPKPLLATSVRDILQDRVKPGRNEETVDLINRHFDLVMVHGDPAFATIDRTFPLAGAIRAEVAYTGLVAAPPPSAASERFDVLVSVGGGAAGKSLVTSTIAAAHNANNAWKWCLITGPNLPKDEFDVIARNATPGLSIFRFRADFASLLTGARLSVSQAGYNTVCDILRAGCRSLLVPFAAGAETEQTVRALMLEELGLATVLMEKDLTPEGLAQTIAQALLGPAPAAHRLDLEGGPRSAQILREQYRRWSRKEGLGFGKVQ is encoded by the coding sequence ATGAAGCGACTTCGCGTTTTCTTCTACGTCCAGCACCTCCTCGGTATCGGCCATCTGGCGCGCGCCAGCCGAATTGCGGCGGCTCTGGTCGATGACGGATTTGACGTCACCGTCGTGACCGGCGGAGCGCCGATCGCGGGGTTTCCGGGATCGGGTGTGAAATCTGTAGCCCTGCCGCCTGTCACCTCCGGTGATGAGGGCTTTTCCGGACTTGTCGATCTCCAGGGCAAACCCATCGACGAAGCTTTCAAGAAATGCCGCTCAGAGATGCTGCTGCAGGCATTTCGGGATTGCAGGCCCGATATCGTCATTGTCGAAGCGTTTCCATTTGGACGCCGGCAGATGCATTTCGAACTCTTGCCGCTGATCGAGGCCATCGACGCGACGTTGCCCAAGCCGCTGCTGGCGACGTCCGTCCGTGATATCCTTCAGGACCGCGTCAAGCCGGGCCGAAACGAGGAAACGGTCGATCTCATCAACAGGCATTTCGACCTTGTCATGGTCCACGGCGATCCGGCTTTCGCAACCATCGACAGGACGTTTCCACTGGCTGGGGCGATCAGGGCCGAGGTTGCCTACACAGGGCTCGTTGCTGCGCCGCCACCGTCCGCGGCCTCCGAGCGCTTCGACGTCCTGGTGTCGGTTGGCGGCGGGGCTGCGGGGAAAAGCCTTGTCACGTCCACCATCGCGGCGGCGCACAATGCCAACAATGCCTGGAAATGGTGTTTGATCACCGGCCCAAACCTGCCGAAAGACGAGTTTGACGTGATCGCGCGCAATGCCACGCCGGGTCTGTCCATCTTCCGCTTCCGCGCCGATTTCGCCAGCCTGCTGACCGGCGCCCGCCTGTCAGTCTCGCAGGCGGGCTACAACACCGTTTGCGATATCCTGCGCGCCGGTTGTCGCTCCCTGCTCGTTCCGTTTGCAGCCGGCGCCGAAACCGAACAGACGGTTCGCGCGCTGATGCTTGAAGAACTCGGTCTTGCAACCGTGCTGATGGAAAAGGATCTGACGCCTGAAGGTTTGGCCCAAACGATCGCACAGGCGCTTCTGGGACCTGCGCCAGCCGCGCATCGCCTCGACCTGGAAGGCGGGCCTCGTTCGGCGCAAATCCTGCGCGAGCAATATCGAAGATGGTCCCGGAAGGAGGGGCTTGGTTTCGGAAAAGTTCAGTGA